Proteins encoded together in one Telopea speciosissima isolate NSW1024214 ecotype Mountain lineage chromosome 4, Tspe_v1, whole genome shotgun sequence window:
- the LOC122659865 gene encoding mitogen-activated protein kinase kinase 5-like gives MRPIQPPPPTTTTNRSRRRPDLTLPLPQRDPSFAVPLPLPPVATSMTTTTTITNTSTTSSSATYPPPAPLSFNELERLNRVGSGSGGTVYRVRHKPTGRLYALKVIYGNHEDSVRRQICREIEILRTVDNPNVVKCHGMFDYGGEIQVLLEYMDGGSLEQKHIANEPILASVAYQILCGLAYLHRRRIVHRDIKPSNLLINTRNQVKIADFGVGRILDQTMDPCNSAVGTIAYMSPERINTDLNHGVYDGYAGDIWSLGVSILEFYLGRFPFNVGRQGDWASLMCAICISHPPEAPVTASREFRDFISCCLQREPGRRWTAAQLLFHPFITQNNHGINNNNNNNNGGIGLSSSQNQVRQHQLLPPLQHQHSSSSSPSSSNG, from the coding sequence ATGAGACCGATTCAACCCCCACCGCCCACAACCACCACAAATCGTTCTCGCCGGAGACCAGACCTAACCCTCCCTCTCCCCCAACGCGACCCTTCCTTCGCcgtccctctccctctccctcccgtTGCCACCAGCATGACCACCACGACTACCATCACCAACACCTCCACTACCTCCTCCTCCGCCACCTACCCACCACCAGCCCCCTTGAGTTTCAACGAACTCGAACGACTCAACCGCGTCGGAAGCGGCAGCGGTGGAACTGTCTACAGAGTCCGTCACAAACCTACCGGCCGTCTCTACGCCCTCAAAGTCATCTACGGAAACCATGAAGACTCTGTTCGCCGCCAGATCTGCCGCGAGATCGAGATCCTTCGCACCGTTGACAACCCTAACGTCGTCAAGTGCCACGGAATGTTCGATTACGGCGGTGAAATCCAAGTCCTCCTCGAATACATGGACGGTGGATCTCTTGAACAAAAACACATCGCGAATGAACCAATCCTCGCCTCTGTGGCTTACCAGATCCTCTGTGGCCTCGCTTACCTCCACCGGCGCAGGATCGTTCATCGAGACATCAAACCCTCGAATCTCCTGATAAACACAAGAAATCAAGTCAAGATCGCAGATTTTGGGGTTGGTCGGATTCTTGACCAAACCATGGATCCATGTAATTCAGCGGTTGGGACGATTGCTTATATGAGCCCTGAAAGAATCAACACAGATTTAAACCACGGTGTTTATGATGGATACGCCGGAGATATTTGGAGTCTTGGGGTCAGCATCTTGGAGTTCTACTTGGGTAGGTTTCCGTTTAACGTGGGTCGCCAAGGAGATTGGGCGAGCTTGATGTGTGCGATTTGTATATCGCATCCACCGGAGGCACCGGTTACGGCTTCAAGAGAGTTCAGAGATTTTATTTCTTGTTGTTTGCAGAGAGAGCCAGGGAGGAGATGGACTGCTGCGCAATTGCTGTTTCATCCGTTTATTACTCAGAACAATCATGgaatcaacaacaacaataacaacaacaacggCGGTATTGGTCTTAGCAGCAGCCAGAATCAGGTTCGTCAGCATCAACTTCTACCCCCTCTTCAACATCAAcactcgtcttcttcttccccttcctcttccaATGGCTGA